The Candidatus Omnitrophota bacterium genome includes a region encoding these proteins:
- a CDS encoding PTS sugar transporter subunit IIB, with amino-acid sequence MIKSLRIDSRLIHGQIVEGWLKLIMADEVLIIDDFIRESPFEKKILRFALPPEIDLEVLSITEAAARWTEISASSKRFFILLQSVDMLSRFYGCLLGSRLPAPKLPPVNLGLINFTDSKTLLTKAVYLDEREREQIKVLIESDVEIYAQALPSNEKISIAALLEGGNVKAPGNTDE; translated from the coding sequence TTGATAAAGTCGCTGAGGATTGATTCAAGGCTCATCCACGGCCAGATAGTGGAGGGCTGGCTGAAACTCATAATGGCAGACGAGGTGCTGATTATAGATGATTTTATACGAGAAAGCCCTTTTGAAAAGAAAATACTGAGATTCGCGCTGCCGCCGGAGATCGATCTGGAGGTTTTGTCTATTACAGAGGCTGCCGCGCGCTGGACGGAGATAAGCGCGTCTTCCAAGAGGTTTTTTATTCTTTTGCAGTCAGTGGACATGCTCAGCCGTTTCTACGGATGTCTTCTCGGCTCACGGCTGCCGGCGCCGAAACTGCCCCCGGTGAATCTGGGTCTTATAAATTTTACGGATTCAAAAACGCTGCTGACTAAGGCGGTTTATCTGGATGAGCGTGAAAGAGAACAGATCAAGGTTTTGATTGAAAGTGATGTGGAGATATACGCTCAGGCGCTGCCTTCCAACGAAAAAATTTCCATAGCGGCGCTGTTGGAAGGCGGCAATGTGAAAGCGCCCGGGAACACCGATGAATAA
- a CDS encoding PTS sugar transporter subunit IIA — protein sequence MVRVIIAAHGDLASHFLKSAEDLLGPVEGVYALEFKRQQSTGELVVGLGKILDRHKGDNIFILTDFLGGSPCNCACHFIAENNVWIISGVNLPMLIEIMIKKEKMPPDELCADVIKAARDSIENVCAKFSEVPASARNERKEEN from the coding sequence ATGGTGAGAGTGATTATAGCCGCGCACGGTGACCTGGCCTCGCATTTTTTAAAAAGCGCCGAGGATCTGCTGGGCCCCGTGGAGGGTGTGTATGCCCTGGAGTTTAAACGTCAGCAATCTACGGGCGAACTTGTGGTGGGCTTAGGCAAAATTCTGGACAGGCACAAGGGGGACAATATTTTCATCCTCACGGATTTTCTCGGCGGCTCGCCCTGCAACTGCGCCTGTCATTTTATCGCGGAAAACAACGTGTGGATAATATCCGGGGTGAACCTTCCGATGCTGATAGAGATCATGATCAAAAAAGAAAAAATGCCGCCGGATGAATTATGCGCCGATGTTATTAAGGCGGCCAGGGATTCCATAGAAAATGTCTGCGCTAAGTTCTCGGAAGTTCCCGCCTCTGCCCGCAATGAACGCAAGGAGGAGAATTGA